In a genomic window of Streptomyces roseoviridis:
- a CDS encoding TAXI family TRAP transporter solute-binding subunit encodes MPAALSRTARRRVLQVSAALLALAGVLVWWLVPIGAKEPSGHITFSTGVPTGVYQRYGKLLQQALARDLPDVSITLKDSEGSQQNLARLASGEADFTVATADAVAQYQRDRKPGFERLRGCARLYDDYVQLVVPKGSTVQSVADLRGRRVGVGQDGSGVRLIADRVLAAAGLTPDVDIVPVSAGIDTMPGLLERHRLDAFFWSGGLPTDAVQELSVRLPIRLVALDETLVQSLHDVGDSTRHYRSATIPADAYSRAQDGNAVDTLAVANILVTTEAADPDLVEGFTRTVIGSRDRIGSQVHPAQLVDLRTAIYTDPLPLHEGARRYYRSVKP; translated from the coding sequence ATGCCCGCCGCACTCTCCCGCACCGCCCGCCGCCGCGTCCTTCAGGTCTCGGCAGCGCTCCTGGCGCTGGCCGGAGTCCTGGTGTGGTGGCTGGTTCCGATCGGTGCGAAGGAGCCCAGCGGGCACATCACCTTCAGCACCGGCGTGCCCACGGGCGTCTACCAGCGGTACGGGAAGCTGCTCCAGCAGGCCCTGGCCCGTGATCTCCCGGACGTCTCGATAACGCTGAAGGACAGCGAGGGCTCCCAGCAGAACCTGGCCAGGCTCGCCTCGGGCGAGGCCGACTTCACGGTGGCGACGGCGGACGCCGTGGCCCAGTACCAGCGGGACCGCAAGCCCGGCTTCGAGCGGTTGCGCGGCTGCGCGCGGCTCTACGACGACTACGTCCAGCTGGTCGTGCCCAAGGGATCGACCGTGCAGTCGGTGGCCGATCTGCGCGGGCGGCGCGTCGGCGTCGGACAGGACGGCTCGGGCGTGCGGCTGATCGCCGACCGGGTCCTCGCGGCGGCGGGGCTGACCCCGGACGTCGACATCGTCCCGGTCTCGGCCGGCATCGACACGATGCCGGGCCTGTTGGAGCGGCACCGGCTGGACGCCTTCTTCTGGTCGGGCGGCCTGCCCACCGACGCCGTCCAGGAGCTGTCCGTGCGGTTGCCGATCCGGCTGGTGGCCCTCGACGAGACGCTGGTCCAGAGCCTGCACGACGTGGGCGATTCCACCCGCCACTACCGCTCGGCGACCATCCCGGCCGACGCCTACAGCCGGGCCCAGGACGGCAACGCGGTGGACACCCTGGCGGTGGCGAACATCCTGGTCACCACGGAGGCCGCCGACCCGGACCTGGTGGAGGGCTTCACCCGTACGGTGATCGGCAGCCGTGACCGGATCGGCAGCCAGGTCCACCCGGCCCAGCTGGTGGACCTGAGGACCGCGATCTACACCGATCCGCTGCCGCTGCACGAGGGCGCCCGGCGCTACTACCGCTCCGTGAAGCCCTGA
- a CDS encoding HAMP domain-containing sensor histidine kinase has translation MRTRLLPLLIVLMAGVLLALGFPLAASTAASEQQRVVVDRLDDAARFAALAQFVEESSFGPDERRFTLSGELASYHDVYGIRAGIFFRDNQAMAAAPEDWVVPYEGEGRRAFNEALLGRRSHDPPQVWPWQGHARLTIASPVVRDGDVVAVVVTDSPTGQLRSRILRDWLLIFAGEAAAMLLAVGAAFRLTGWVLRPVRVLDAVTHDIATGRMKSRVAAAGGPPELRRLARSFNEMADNVEDVLEQQRAFVADASHQLRNPLAALLLRIELLALELPEGNEEIASVRTEGKRLAQVLDDLLGLALAEHTTADLRLTDIGALTAERVGSWRAVADDKDVAIVADTTAVTAWTDPVALSSALDAVIDNALKFTPAGEDVSVRVFLSPGGRTVAVEVADHGPGLTDEELERVGDRFWRSNRHQNIKGSGLGLSIARVLLAAGGGTLAFARNEPHGLKVTVSVPRDDPRSASGGGLRIAAAGEGARGGRSDEGQGRADRTQGFTER, from the coding sequence GTGCGCACCCGACTCCTCCCGCTCCTGATCGTCCTGATGGCGGGCGTGCTGCTCGCCCTCGGCTTCCCCCTGGCCGCCAGCACCGCCGCCTCCGAGCAGCAGCGGGTGGTCGTCGACCGGCTCGACGACGCCGCCCGCTTCGCCGCCCTCGCCCAGTTCGTCGAGGAGAGCAGCTTCGGCCCCGACGAACGGCGCTTCACCCTCAGCGGCGAGCTCGCCAGCTACCACGACGTCTACGGCATCCGCGCAGGCATCTTCTTCCGCGACAACCAGGCCATGGCCGCCGCCCCCGAGGACTGGGTCGTCCCGTACGAGGGGGAGGGCCGGCGCGCCTTCAACGAGGCCCTGCTCGGGCGCCGCAGCCACGACCCGCCGCAGGTCTGGCCCTGGCAGGGGCACGCCCGGCTCACCATCGCCTCCCCGGTCGTCCGGGACGGCGACGTCGTCGCCGTCGTCGTCACCGACTCGCCCACCGGGCAGCTCCGCTCCCGCATCCTGCGCGACTGGCTGCTGATCTTCGCCGGCGAGGCCGCCGCCATGCTGCTCGCGGTCGGCGCCGCCTTCCGGCTCACCGGCTGGGTGCTGCGGCCCGTGCGGGTCCTGGACGCCGTCACCCACGACATCGCCACCGGCCGCATGAAGTCCCGCGTCGCCGCGGCCGGCGGACCACCCGAACTGCGCCGCCTCGCCCGCTCGTTCAACGAGATGGCCGACAACGTCGAGGACGTCCTCGAACAGCAGCGGGCCTTCGTCGCCGACGCCTCCCACCAGCTGCGCAACCCGCTCGCCGCGCTGCTGCTGCGGATCGAACTGCTCGCCCTCGAACTCCCCGAGGGCAACGAGGAGATCGCCTCCGTCCGCACCGAGGGCAAGCGGCTCGCCCAGGTCCTCGACGACCTGCTCGGCCTCGCGCTCGCCGAGCACACCACCGCGGACCTGCGGCTGACCGACATCGGCGCGCTCACCGCCGAGCGCGTGGGGTCCTGGCGGGCGGTCGCCGACGACAAGGACGTGGCGATCGTCGCCGACACCACCGCCGTCACCGCCTGGACGGACCCGGTGGCGCTGTCCAGCGCGCTCGACGCGGTGATCGACAACGCCTTGAAGTTCACCCCGGCGGGCGAGGACGTCTCCGTACGGGTCTTCCTCAGTCCCGGCGGCCGGACCGTCGCCGTCGAGGTCGCCGACCACGGCCCCGGCCTCACGGACGAGGAACTGGAACGGGTCGGCGACCGCTTCTGGCGGTCCAACCGGCACCAGAACATCAAGGGATCGGGCCTCGGCCTGTCCATCGCGCGGGTCCTCCTGGCGGCGGGCGGCGGCACCCTGGCGTTCGCCCGCAACGAGCCGCACGGCCTCAAGGTGACCGTCAGCGTGCCGCGGGACGACCCGCGCTCGGCCTCGGGGGGCGGTCTGCGGATCGCCGCGGCCGGGGAGGGGGCGCGCGGGGGGCGCTCGGACGAGGGCCAGGGGCGGGCGGACCGCACTCAGGGCTTCACGGAGCGGTAG